A stretch of the Spartinivicinus poritis genome encodes the following:
- a CDS encoding tetratricopeptide repeat protein has translation MSVVSDPQDLEQFETAVKLMQQNQLNEAKRLLVQLLEKNPANAAVQHKLAEIYLAIEQYDTALPYLLDAVQHEPSNAYYLYRLGYLMLKMGHTDQAIKSLTLATKIDPTLAEPYSLLGTIYQNQGKDQEALQCYLAKAEEMQIPEIFEAIGQLYQKQEQFSQAQTYYTKALELRPDMTTAQTSLASALVDQLLHECRYDSATAATVRSLCQQQANSSLVKRTLANLEGLEGNSANAIQYYREALELKPDDNTIRANLAITLLRSGYYQEGWSDLRWRQDLSSHDHGFISKTIAGVLAPQWQGEQKPGMTLLVTSEQGVGDQVLHVQHLVPLLKAGINIVLTCNVKLVSLFQHSFPEITVLPDNEPVPTDLQSRIDAQVFLLDVPYLVKLDLPNYHAPKHYIKAHPELTKQFRQDMIKNNSQAQYHIGIAWQSSSGSSGAGKSIALQKLVPLLRIPNCQFVSIQYGDAVQAALALEPGLIYVDTTFNPFDDLEKAAAQIAALDRVIAVSNAAVHLAGALAIPTWVMTQYVPLWHWFEKREDSPWYSSVRLFRQPNHGDWESVIQRVCNELQHLTTD, from the coding sequence ATGTCTGTCGTCAGTGATCCACAGGACTTGGAGCAATTTGAAACAGCTGTAAAGTTAATGCAGCAAAATCAATTAAATGAAGCCAAAAGACTATTAGTTCAGTTATTGGAAAAAAATCCGGCCAATGCAGCTGTACAGCATAAATTGGCTGAAATTTATTTGGCAATTGAGCAATATGATACGGCATTACCCTATCTTTTAGATGCTGTTCAACATGAACCAAGTAATGCGTATTATTTATATCGACTTGGCTATCTGATGTTAAAAATGGGGCATACTGATCAAGCGATAAAGTCGTTAACCCTTGCCACAAAAATAGATCCAACTCTGGCAGAACCTTATTCATTACTGGGAACGATTTATCAGAATCAGGGTAAAGACCAAGAGGCATTGCAATGCTATCTAGCTAAAGCAGAGGAAATGCAAATCCCTGAGATCTTTGAAGCAATTGGCCAGCTTTATCAAAAGCAAGAACAATTCAGTCAAGCCCAAACTTATTACACGAAAGCACTTGAGTTGCGACCGGACATGACAACTGCTCAAACTAGCTTGGCCAGTGCTTTAGTTGATCAGCTACTGCATGAGTGCCGTTATGATTCTGCAACGGCAGCTACTGTCCGTTCGCTTTGTCAGCAACAAGCAAACTCATCTCTGGTCAAACGAACCTTAGCTAACCTTGAAGGGCTAGAAGGTAACTCAGCTAATGCAATTCAGTATTACCGGGAGGCGCTTGAGTTAAAACCGGATGACAATACGATACGGGCTAACTTGGCAATCACCTTATTACGGAGTGGTTATTATCAAGAAGGTTGGTCAGACTTACGTTGGCGGCAAGATTTATCCTCTCATGATCATGGATTTATTAGTAAAACCATTGCTGGGGTGTTAGCACCTCAATGGCAAGGTGAGCAAAAACCAGGCATGACATTATTAGTCACTTCTGAGCAGGGAGTGGGTGATCAAGTATTGCATGTACAACACTTGGTACCTTTACTGAAAGCAGGTATTAATATAGTACTGACTTGCAATGTAAAACTAGTGAGTTTGTTCCAACACTCTTTTCCTGAAATAACCGTGTTACCTGATAACGAGCCAGTTCCCACTGATTTACAAAGCCGCATTGATGCCCAGGTTTTTTTATTGGATGTGCCTTATTTGGTTAAGTTGGATCTACCTAATTATCACGCGCCCAAGCACTACATAAAAGCCCATCCAGAATTAACCAAACAGTTTCGTCAGGACATGATTAAAAATAATAGCCAGGCTCAATATCATATTGGTATTGCCTGGCAAAGTAGCAGTGGGTCTTCGGGAGCTGGCAAGTCAATTGCACTGCAAAAGCTAGTACCATTATTGAGAATACCTAACTGCCAGTTTGTCAGTATTCAGTATGGTGATGCGGTACAAGCTGCATTGGCATTAGAGCCTGGTCTGATATATGTGGATACGACCTTTAATCCATTTGATGATTTGGAAAAGGCTGCTGCTCAAATTGCAGCACTGGATAGAGTGATTGCTGTGTCGAATGCGGCAGTGCACTTAGCGGGTGCTTTAGCTATTCCTACTTGGGTGATGACACAGTATGTACCCTTATGGCATTGGTTTGAAAAAAGAGAAGATAGCCCTTGGTATTCCAGTGTGCGGTTATTTCGGCAGCCGAATCATGGTGACTGGGAGAGTGTCATTCAGCGGGTTTGCAATGAATTGCAACATTTAACTACAGATTAA
- a CDS encoding glycosyltransferase: MIRVFIGYDRAEAAAFNVLSHSIHTHASQPVSITPLMLSQLHNTFTRERDPLQSTDFSFSRFLVPYLCNYQGWAIFMDCDMIVKEDINKLWSLRDSRFAVQVVKHCHEPANQRKFLNHVQTRYQKKNWSSVMLFNCERCKALTPDYVNQASGLALHQFKWLGTDDLIGELPRRWNHLVGYDAANEDIALLHYTEGGPYFDEYQQCEYAEDWFAARDRMLFVAQGVRAAKLKKHKTDKHYSHDRHKTEAAYSLKGQ, from the coding sequence ATGATCCGGGTATTTATCGGTTATGACCGCGCTGAAGCGGCTGCATTTAATGTCCTTTCTCATAGTATTCATACGCATGCGTCACAACCGGTGTCAATAACGCCATTAATGTTGAGTCAGTTGCACAATACCTTTACGCGTGAGAGAGACCCTCTGCAGTCCACTGATTTTTCTTTTTCTCGCTTTTTAGTACCTTATTTATGTAACTACCAAGGCTGGGCGATTTTTATGGATTGCGACATGATAGTGAAGGAGGATATTAATAAGCTGTGGTCGCTTCGTGATAGTCGCTTTGCTGTACAAGTGGTGAAACATTGTCATGAGCCAGCAAACCAGCGAAAATTTTTAAATCATGTGCAGACTCGCTATCAAAAGAAAAACTGGTCCAGTGTCATGTTGTTTAATTGTGAGCGCTGTAAAGCATTAACACCTGATTATGTCAATCAAGCCTCTGGATTAGCGCTGCACCAATTTAAGTGGTTAGGGACAGATGATTTAATTGGTGAATTACCCCGTCGTTGGAACCATTTAGTTGGTTATGATGCCGCCAATGAAGATATTGCACTGTTACATTATACAGAAGGAGGCCCTTATTTTGACGAGTACCAGCAATGTGAGTATGCAGAGGACTGGTTTGCTGCCCGTGACCGTATGTTATTTGTAGCACAGGGAGTGCGGGCTGCAAAGCTAAAAAAACATAAAACAGATAAGCACTATTCACATGATCGTCATAAAACAGAAGCAGCTTATTCCCTAAAAGGACAATAA
- a CDS encoding methionyl-tRNA formyltransferase produces the protein MSKKILLLASKLLGLQVCNQLFQCQTNEQLIVITFTDQHDSRSCFTDFQQFTNDHGIELIVVANQQETNDWITALQPDLCLVVGWYWLIPEPILRQVPMGFIGLHNSLLPKYRGGSPLVWTLINGDSYAGFSFFSLTAGIDDGPVWAQDKIAIKESDTIADCLAILSEKAVEVLARIYPQIISGQLQPQPQKHEQASYCGLRRPADGLINWHWSATQINNFIRAQSQPYPGAFTEVDSKRVVIWQAQQFSYPYYAVPGQVLLIEGDQVTIGCGDNTAIIVNQVEVNEQLLPASEIFKSIKQRL, from the coding sequence ATGTCGAAAAAGATTCTGTTATTAGCCAGTAAACTGCTAGGTTTGCAAGTATGTAATCAGTTATTTCAATGCCAAACAAATGAACAACTAATTGTTATCACTTTTACCGATCAACATGACTCCCGCTCATGTTTTACTGATTTTCAGCAATTTACCAACGATCACGGAATTGAGCTCATAGTTGTTGCCAATCAACAAGAAACTAATGACTGGATTACAGCGTTGCAACCTGATTTATGTTTGGTAGTAGGCTGGTATTGGCTGATCCCTGAGCCAATATTGCGTCAGGTACCGATGGGGTTTATTGGTTTACATAATTCACTACTGCCAAAGTACCGTGGTGGCTCACCTTTAGTATGGACATTGATTAACGGCGACTCCTATGCAGGCTTTTCATTTTTTTCGTTAACAGCTGGAATCGATGATGGGCCAGTTTGGGCCCAAGACAAAATCGCAATCAAAGAAAGTGATACCATTGCAGATTGTCTGGCCATTTTGTCAGAAAAAGCAGTAGAAGTGCTTGCCCGAATTTACCCGCAAATTATTTCAGGTCAGTTGCAACCACAACCACAAAAGCACGAGCAGGCCAGTTATTGTGGACTGCGGCGACCAGCAGATGGACTGATCAATTGGCATTGGTCAGCCACTCAAATTAACAACTTTATCAGAGCTCAAAGCCAACCTTATCCGGGCGCATTCACTGAGGTCGACAGTAAACGAGTGGTTATTTGGCAGGCGCAACAGTTTTCTTACCCTTATTACGCAGTACCAGGGCAAGTATTATTGATTGAAGGTGATCAAGTGACAATAGGTTGTGGTGATAATACGGCAATAATTGTCAATCAAGTAGAGGTTAATGAGCAACTGTTGCCTGCAAGTGAAATTTTCAAGTCAATTAAGCAGCGGCTGTAA
- a CDS encoding substrate-binding periplasmic protein, whose protein sequence is MKPVITLLVCLLLSYSIYAERIRVATSDWPPFYSPKVENDGILTYIVKETLKPLGHSLTVDFLPWARALALTKAGKYHALLGCWHTKEREAYYYFTKKMLDAGPHFIKKQSEKILVKSPSDLESLTVGVIRHFALSDTLINSIKEKKTFLVEVDSIAQLFELIEYKRVDLILENPLVLKYQYRNKFPKLKYELASAGPDFKNGYIYVCWSKKMPGIKKIIDDYDQSFEQVFKDQRLTEAINDLFQ, encoded by the coding sequence ATGAAACCTGTTATCACACTATTAGTTTGTTTGTTGCTATCTTATAGCATATACGCTGAAAGAATTAGAGTAGCCACTTCAGACTGGCCTCCTTTTTACTCTCCTAAAGTTGAAAATGATGGGATACTTACTTATATAGTCAAAGAAACGCTTAAGCCGCTAGGGCATTCACTCACAGTAGACTTTTTACCATGGGCGAGAGCTTTAGCGCTTACCAAAGCAGGTAAATACCATGCTTTGTTGGGCTGTTGGCATACTAAAGAGCGAGAAGCCTATTACTATTTTACCAAAAAAATGCTTGATGCTGGTCCCCACTTTATAAAAAAACAATCCGAAAAAATTCTTGTAAAGAGTCCGTCAGACTTAGAAAGCCTGACAGTAGGAGTAATTCGACATTTTGCATTAAGTGATACACTAATAAACTCAATTAAAGAAAAAAAGACCTTTTTAGTTGAGGTTGATTCGATAGCACAACTTTTTGAATTAATTGAATATAAAAGAGTAGATCTAATCCTTGAAAACCCATTAGTACTGAAATATCAATATAGAAATAAGTTTCCTAAACTAAAGTATGAGCTTGCAAGTGCAGGCCCAGATTTCAAAAATGGTTATATCTATGTATGTTGGTCGAAAAAAATGCCTGGCATTAAAAAAATCATTGATGATTACGACCAGTCTTTCGAGCAAGTTTTCAAAGATCAGCGTTTAACAGAAGCGATAAACGACTTGTTCCAATGA
- a CDS encoding DegT/DnrJ/EryC1/StrS family aminotransferase, with protein MMIRLIKPYISLSDVETTFAEIFQSGQFSKGNYIAQLEAALANLLNCQYTFTTSSATTALSTALAVLGIGQGDEVIIADFSFPATANVVENCGATPVFADVDLHTYNLQSSDLENKYTARTKAVIFVSCFGNPSGLLDVKQWCQQHKLWLIEDAACAIGSCENNQPCGSIADLSCFSFHPRKLITAGEGGAIATNHGALAKQLSILLNHGACSHQNNIALDFIAAGYNYRLSELQAAMILAQLPKLNDIITQRNAIRDYYIGELASLGFIPQTVDSNVTFNCQSVVFQVPETISRDHLVFSLREQQIETTLGTYCLSATTYYQHKYHSVQPNAEQLQNHTITLPCFKDAPVDQVVDAIKWHL; from the coding sequence ATGATGATCAGGCTAATTAAACCTTATATATCACTCTCTGATGTTGAAACAACATTTGCAGAGATTTTTCAGTCAGGCCAGTTCAGTAAAGGCAACTATATTGCACAACTGGAAGCTGCCCTGGCTAACCTACTTAACTGCCAATACACATTCACCACCAGTTCGGCCACCACTGCACTCAGTACGGCACTTGCTGTATTAGGGATCGGTCAAGGTGATGAAGTTATTATCGCTGATTTTTCTTTTCCCGCGACAGCCAATGTAGTAGAAAATTGTGGTGCCACCCCGGTTTTTGCCGATGTTGATTTACACACCTATAATCTGCAATCCAGTGACCTGGAAAATAAATATACAGCCAGAACCAAAGCCGTAATTTTTGTGAGTTGCTTTGGTAACCCTTCCGGGTTACTTGATGTCAAACAATGGTGTCAACAACATAAACTGTGGTTAATAGAAGACGCTGCCTGTGCCATTGGTAGCTGTGAAAATAACCAACCTTGTGGGTCAATCGCTGACCTGAGTTGCTTTAGCTTTCATCCTCGAAAATTGATCACTGCTGGTGAAGGTGGGGCTATTGCCACCAACCATGGCGCCTTGGCCAAACAATTAAGTATTTTACTTAACCATGGCGCCTGCAGTCATCAAAATAATATAGCCTTAGATTTTATTGCTGCCGGTTATAATTATCGGCTATCTGAATTACAGGCTGCGATGATTTTAGCTCAACTTCCCAAGCTGAACGATATTATTACCCAACGCAATGCTATTAGGGACTATTACATAGGCGAGTTAGCCAGTCTCGGTTTTATCCCCCAAACTGTAGATAGTAACGTTACTTTTAATTGTCAGTCTGTCGTATTCCAAGTACCTGAAACGATTAGCCGTGATCATTTAGTATTTTCATTAAGGGAACAGCAGATAGAAACGACTTTAGGTACCTATTGTTTAAGCGCAACCACCTACTATCAACATAAATACCATAGCGTTCAGCCTAACGCTGAACAACTACAAAACCATACGATTACTCTCCCCTGCTTTAAAGATGCACCAGTTGACCAAGTTGTAGATGCCATTAAATGGCACCTCTGA
- a CDS encoding dTDP-glucose 4,6-dehydratase yields MRDSLVNQTILVTGGAGFIGSHLVDQLLAAGAKQVIAIDNLFLGNTANLHEAINQGGVFLQGDIEIPATLSFLFNEYTIDTVFNCATKALNYSFINPADAFSTNTHGIINLLELLRQEQFKTLCHFSTSEVYGTAVYAPMDEQHPRNPTTTYAAGKAAADLALEAYVRMFDLDAFIVRPFNNYGPRQNHQGQLASIIPLTINRLLAGQAPEIHGSGEQTRDFIYVQDTIDAIIQLYSVLPAGDSVNIASHNQLSIKALITELCTQMDYTGDIIKKSARPADVMAHQASNEKLNRLINPSITPFKEGLAKTIEWYTCLK; encoded by the coding sequence ATGCGAGATTCTCTAGTTAATCAAACTATCTTAGTCACCGGCGGTGCAGGATTTATTGGTAGCCATTTAGTTGATCAGCTGCTAGCAGCAGGCGCAAAACAAGTGATTGCCATTGATAATCTATTTTTAGGTAATACAGCCAACCTGCATGAAGCCATTAATCAAGGTGGTGTATTTTTACAAGGCGACATTGAAATACCTGCAACCCTATCATTTCTATTTAATGAATATACAATAGATACTGTGTTTAACTGTGCGACTAAAGCATTAAACTACTCCTTCATTAATCCCGCTGATGCATTTAGTACCAATACCCATGGCATCATCAATTTATTAGAGCTGTTACGCCAGGAACAATTTAAAACCCTTTGTCATTTTTCAACCTCAGAAGTTTATGGTACTGCAGTATACGCCCCAATGGATGAGCAACACCCACGCAACCCTACCACAACCTACGCAGCAGGAAAGGCGGCTGCCGATTTGGCGCTAGAGGCTTATGTTCGCATGTTTGATTTGGATGCCTTTATTGTTAGACCTTTTAATAATTATGGTCCTAGACAAAACCACCAAGGACAATTAGCCAGTATTATTCCCTTAACCATTAACCGACTTTTAGCCGGGCAAGCGCCTGAAATACATGGCAGTGGCGAACAAACCAGAGACTTTATTTATGTGCAAGATACTATCGATGCCATTATTCAACTGTATTCAGTGCTGCCTGCCGGTGACAGCGTCAATATTGCCAGCCACAATCAACTGTCAATCAAAGCACTCATTACCGAGTTATGTACCCAAATGGATTATACAGGTGACATTATCAAAAAATCAGCCAGACCTGCTGATGTAATGGCTCATCAGGCCAGTAATGAAAAACTCAATCGTTTAATTAACCCATCGATAACGCCGTTTAAAGAAGGACTGGCAAAAACTATCGAATGGTATACCTGTCTCAAATAA
- a CDS encoding Gfo/Idh/MocA family protein, with protein sequence MLNQSMPPIRIGLLGLGKMGQNHLRILAMLRAVDLVFVFDTHQQRMETLAHQYQTRCGTDLQALLPLIDAVVIATPTSTHTYYIEMCSQYVTQFFVEKPLAASIKSIQSIAYLANKNQLTIQVGFIERFSPAIVELNNILQNSGQVINIDFFRTNKLSARISDVDVISDLMIHDIDLALLLNGPVAEIRANGLIESSGKVGFASATLIHKNGAFSRVLASRLTEKKTRLIQATCIDRFIDCDLLRKEIVINRQTQVFQNEHQPYTISATVESVAVPPQEALLKELKTFIANCQGNPVPFPGVEQALTAAIICEQIQSTITPTAVTKN encoded by the coding sequence GTGTTGAATCAGTCAATGCCTCCAATTCGAATAGGGCTCCTCGGCTTAGGAAAAATGGGCCAAAATCACTTGCGCATTTTAGCTATGCTCCGCGCAGTAGACCTGGTATTCGTTTTTGATACCCACCAGCAGCGAATGGAGACACTGGCCCATCAATACCAAACCCGTTGTGGAACTGACCTCCAGGCACTGCTCCCACTGATTGATGCAGTGGTGATTGCCACCCCCACCTCGACCCATACCTATTACATTGAAATGTGCAGTCAGTACGTGACTCAATTCTTTGTAGAAAAGCCCTTAGCAGCTAGTATTAAGTCTATCCAATCCATTGCTTATCTAGCTAATAAAAACCAGTTAACCATTCAAGTTGGTTTTATCGAGCGATTTAGTCCTGCCATTGTTGAGTTAAACAATATTCTTCAAAACAGTGGCCAAGTCATCAATATCGACTTTTTTCGTACCAATAAATTAAGTGCACGAATCAGTGACGTGGATGTTATATCTGACTTAATGATCCATGATATTGACCTGGCATTGCTACTGAATGGACCTGTCGCTGAAATTCGTGCTAATGGTTTGATCGAGTCTTCCGGCAAAGTTGGCTTCGCTTCTGCTACTTTAATTCATAAAAATGGGGCCTTTTCAAGAGTATTAGCCAGTCGCTTAACCGAGAAAAAAACCCGGCTGATTCAAGCCACCTGTATCGACCGTTTTATTGACTGTGATTTATTAAGGAAAGAAATTGTCATTAATCGCCAAACCCAGGTATTTCAAAATGAACATCAACCTTATACTATCTCTGCAACGGTGGAATCAGTTGCCGTACCCCCACAAGAGGCACTATTGAAAGAATTAAAAACATTTATTGCTAATTGTCAGGGCAACCCTGTCCCCTTCCCAGGTGTTGAGCAAGCTCTCACAGCAGCAATAATATGTGAACAAATCCAATCAACCATCACTCCCACAGCAGTCACTAAAAACTAA
- a CDS encoding acyltransferase has protein sequence MIDKTAIIDERAMIGENCNIWINTQIRENARIGNHCTIGKDVYIDHDVIIGNGCKIQNSVSIFYGVTIYDDVFIGPHVCFTNDKVPRAFNQEWQVSPTVVLSGASIGANTTLICGITIGEYAMIAAGSVVTHDVAPFSLVIGNPARHIGYVDKAGHRVNRQPCKDNKR, from the coding sequence ATGATTGATAAAACGGCTATTATTGATGAACGGGCAATGATTGGTGAAAACTGTAACATCTGGATCAATACCCAAATTCGTGAAAATGCCCGAATTGGCAACCACTGTACTATTGGTAAAGATGTCTATATTGACCACGATGTAATAATTGGCAACGGCTGCAAAATTCAAAATAGCGTTTCAATTTTTTATGGCGTCACTATTTATGACGATGTATTTATTGGCCCCCATGTGTGTTTTACCAATGACAAAGTGCCACGAGCGTTCAATCAGGAGTGGCAAGTAAGCCCTACTGTCGTATTGTCTGGTGCTAGTATTGGTGCTAATACCACTCTTATCTGTGGGATCACTATTGGTGAATATGCCATGATTGCCGCAGGTTCCGTGGTCACACATGATGTTGCGCCATTTTCTCTGGTAATAGGTAATCCTGCTCGTCATATAGGTTATGTTGATAAAGCTGGTCATCGGGTTAACCGTCAACCGTGCAAAGATAATAAAAGGTAG
- a CDS encoding DegT/DnrJ/EryC1/StrS family aminotransferase translates to MIPFIDLKAQQAIIKDQLNQRISDVLNHNHYILGPEVSELERQLADYCQVEHVISCASGTDALILALYALQVKPGDVIITTPYSFFATAEAIALVGGIPLFCDVNPDDFNLDATQLEVVITDFYNQQQLLPKSLQQQLPDKPRVAGIITVDLFGLPCHYSAINQLAHQYNLFVIADAAQSFGASINKQKVGSLASDITTTSFFPTKPLGCYGDGGALFTNNEKLASTLRSIHLHGQGPTRAEHIQIGLNSRLDTLQAAILLEKLTIFPQELQQRQRIADYYQTACKHINLATQGINTPSNESQKQSAWAQFTVKAKQQDQRSAICNALKMNKIPYQIYYPIPLHLQPAFHYLGYQPGDLPMAEQLANTLFSLPMHPYLEAAVIDQIVKVIKSTSR, encoded by the coding sequence ATGATTCCATTTATTGACCTAAAAGCACAACAAGCTATTATTAAAGATCAACTTAACCAACGCATTTCTGATGTACTGAATCATAACCATTATATTTTAGGGCCTGAAGTTTCTGAGCTGGAGCGACAGCTGGCTGATTATTGTCAAGTAGAACACGTCATTAGCTGTGCATCAGGCACTGATGCCTTGATCTTGGCTCTTTATGCATTGCAAGTGAAGCCTGGGGATGTGATTATCACGACCCCTTATAGTTTTTTTGCAACTGCGGAGGCGATTGCATTAGTTGGTGGAATTCCGCTATTTTGCGATGTAAATCCAGATGACTTTAATTTAGATGCCACTCAGCTGGAAGTAGTAATTACTGATTTTTATAATCAACAACAGTTGCTACCTAAATCACTTCAACAACAGCTGCCAGATAAACCGCGCGTTGCTGGTATTATTACGGTGGATTTATTCGGCCTACCCTGTCATTATTCAGCTATTAATCAGCTGGCTCACCAATATAATTTATTTGTCATTGCTGATGCCGCCCAAAGTTTTGGTGCCAGCATAAATAAGCAAAAAGTCGGTAGCCTCGCGAGTGATATTACAACCACTTCTTTTTTTCCAACCAAGCCTTTAGGTTGCTATGGGGATGGAGGGGCTTTATTTACCAATAACGAGAAATTAGCTTCAACATTGCGTTCTATTCACCTTCACGGGCAGGGACCAACCCGCGCGGAGCATATCCAAATAGGCCTCAATAGTCGCTTAGATACACTACAAGCAGCTATTTTACTTGAAAAACTAACTATTTTTCCTCAAGAGCTGCAACAACGGCAAAGAATTGCCGACTATTATCAAACCGCATGTAAACATATTAACTTAGCGACCCAGGGCATCAACACCCCATCGAATGAAAGTCAAAAGCAAAGTGCCTGGGCACAATTTACCGTCAAAGCAAAACAGCAGGATCAACGCTCTGCCATTTGCAACGCCCTTAAAATGAATAAAATACCTTACCAAATTTACTACCCTATTCCCCTACACTTACAACCGGCTTTTCACTATTTAGGTTATCAACCCGGTGATCTACCAATGGCTGAACAGCTAGCCAATACCCTGTTCAGTCTACCCATGCACCCTTATCTAGAAGCGGCAGTCATTGATCAAATCGTTAAAGTAATTAAATCCACCAGCCGATAA